A portion of the Flavobacterium limnophilum genome contains these proteins:
- the obgE gene encoding GTPase ObgE: protein MTEGNFVDYVKIFVSSGKGGKGSTHLHREKFIQYGGPDGGDGGRGGHVYLVGNKALWTLFHLKFARHIKAGYGGDGSGDRSTGADGEDKYIEVPLGTVVKDKETGETLFEITEEGEKRILCQGGKGGLGNWHFRSSTNQTPRYAQPGLPGVEMDVILELKVLADVGLVGFPNAGKSTLLSVLTSAKPKIADYPFTTLKPNLGIVAYRDFQSFVIADIPGIIEGAAEGKGLGHYFLRHIERNSTLLFLVPVDTPDIKGEYDILVNELTKYNPEMLDKERLLVISKCDMLDDELKAELKIQLDKEFKDIPYMFISSVAQQGLQELKDKLWKMLND, encoded by the coding sequence ATGACAGAGGGAAATTTTGTAGATTACGTAAAAATATTTGTTTCTTCCGGAAAAGGAGGGAAAGGATCTACGCATTTGCATAGAGAAAAATTTATTCAATATGGTGGTCCGGATGGTGGTGATGGTGGTCGTGGAGGACACGTCTATTTGGTGGGTAACAAAGCGCTTTGGACATTGTTTCACCTGAAATTTGCGCGTCATATCAAAGCGGGATATGGTGGAGATGGAAGTGGTGACCGAAGCACGGGTGCCGATGGTGAAGATAAATACATCGAAGTACCATTGGGAACAGTGGTGAAAGACAAAGAAACGGGTGAAACTTTATTCGAAATTACAGAAGAAGGAGAAAAAAGAATTCTTTGTCAAGGTGGAAAAGGAGGTCTAGGAAACTGGCACTTTAGAAGCTCAACTAACCAAACTCCTAGGTATGCCCAGCCAGGTTTGCCGGGTGTGGAAATGGACGTGATATTGGAACTTAAAGTTCTTGCCGATGTAGGTTTGGTAGGTTTTCCAAATGCAGGAAAATCGACTTTGTTGTCGGTATTGACTTCGGCGAAACCCAAAATTGCCGATTATCCATTTACAACTTTGAAACCCAATTTGGGGATCGTGGCTTACAGAGATTTTCAATCGTTTGTAATCGCCGATATTCCCGGAATTATTGAAGGTGCAGCTGAAGGAAAAGGTCTTGGACATTATTTCTTGAGACATATCGAAAGAAATTCGACCTTGCTATTCTTGGTTCCTGTAGATACGCCGGACATCAAAGGGGAATACGATATTTTGGTAAACGAATTGACAAAATACAATCCCGAAATGTTGGACAAAGAACGTTTGTTGGTAATATCAAAATGCGATATGCTGGACGATGAACTCAAAGCGGAATTGAAAATACAATTGGACAAAGAATTCAAAGACATTCCTTACATGTTTATTTCTTCTGTTGCCCAACAAGGCTTGCAGGAGTTGAAAGACAAATTGTGGAAAATGTTGAACGACTAA